In Alkalihalobacterium alkalinitrilicum, a genomic segment contains:
- a CDS encoding YusW family protein, with protein MKKSILLPFIVAFLFSTYIGIGMVQAAPTIVDFELEVELKDNTKFDIEYEVKGNTFEAKYQVPGKPVLYGQDAKVEVDKILSQLSITPDVDKNALKAQTLSLLKVYPSNVSDYELEVKFDTGQKLEIER; from the coding sequence ATGAAAAAATCCATCTTACTACCATTTATCGTTGCTTTTCTTTTTTCTACTTACATAGGAATAGGAATGGTACAAGCAGCACCAACCATTGTGGACTTTGAGTTAGAAGTGGAGTTAAAGGACAATACTAAGTTTGATATTGAGTATGAAGTTAAAGGGAACACGTTTGAAGCAAAATACCAAGTTCCTGGTAAACCTGTGTTATATGGACAAGACGCTAAAGTTGAAGTGGACAAGATATTAAGTCAACTAAGTATTACACCAGATGTTGATAAAAATGCACTGAAAGCACAAACTCTGTCTTTGTTAAAAGTATACCCAAGCAATGTTTCAGATTATGAACTTGAGGTTAAATTTGATACTGGACAAAAGCTTGAAATTGAAAGATAA
- a CDS encoding zeta toxin family protein encodes MGGGTATGKTKMRKTFIMKEIKKFPDEFCIVDADEIKAEIPEYHMYLKSDKANAASLVHKETDLKLSLPGDA; translated from the coding sequence ATTGGAGGTGGTACAGCTACGGGAAAAACAAAAATGAGGAAAACTTTCATAATGAAAGAAATCAAAAAATTTCCAGATGAGTTTTGTATCGTGGATGCAGATGAAATAAAAGCAGAAATACCAGAGTACCACATGTATCTTAAATCAGACAAAGCGAATGCTGCTTCCCTTGTTCATAAGGAAACTGATTTGAAGTTATCTTTGCCAGGTGATGCATAG
- a CDS encoding histidine phosphatase family protein yields MSRLLLDFLRKGGLIIYARHGEATVGRDLPNLTFQNCLTQRNLSEKGRRQAIYYGEILRYIQIPINFPVAASPLCRTIETAQLAFGSGNVQVDLFWVEVYKLSESLPSGERQRILNRLQSAIE; encoded by the coding sequence TTGAGTAGATTATTACTTGATTTTCTTAGAAAAGGTGGATTGATAATCTATGCTAGGCATGGGGAAGCAACCGTTGGAAGAGATTTACCTAATTTAACCTTTCAAAACTGTTTAACCCAAAGAAATCTTTCTGAGAAGGGACGTAGGCAGGCTATTTACTATGGAGAAATTCTTCGATACATACAAATACCAATTAATTTCCCTGTTGCCGCAAGTCCACTTTGTAGAACCATTGAAACAGCACAGCTAGCATTCGGGAGTGGGAATGTTCAAGTAGATCTCTTTTGGGTTGAGGTATATAAGTTAAGTGAAAGTTTACCAAGTGGAGAAAGACAAAGGATACTTAACCGTCTTCAGTCGGCAATTGAATGA
- a CDS encoding YaiI/YqxD family protein, producing MKIYVDADACPVKDIIISEARKFEIPVILVTSFSHFSNAEQPSGVETIYVDSGADAADYRIVKLVEKGDIIVTQDYGLASLGLAKGIIVLHHKGFSYTNENIDQLLQTRYLSAMARKSGQRTKGPKPFTAEDQEQFRDLFKQVISREKLG from the coding sequence ATGAAAATTTATGTGGATGCAGATGCTTGTCCTGTGAAAGATATTATTATTTCTGAAGCAAGGAAGTTTGAAATTCCGGTAATCCTTGTTACAAGCTTTTCTCATTTTTCTAATGCAGAACAGCCATCAGGAGTCGAAACCATTTATGTTGATTCTGGAGCAGATGCTGCAGATTATCGGATTGTGAAGTTAGTGGAAAAAGGAGATATTATCGTGACGCAAGATTATGGTCTTGCGTCTCTAGGTTTAGCAAAAGGAATTATCGTCCTTCACCATAAAGGATTTAGCTATACAAATGAAAATATTGACCAATTATTACAAACACGTTATTTAAGTGCAATGGCTAGAAAAAGCGGACAGCGAACAAAGGGACCAAAGCCTTTCACAGCAGAAGACCAGGAGCAATTTAGGGATCTTTTTAAACAGGTTATTTCTCGTGAAAAACTAGGCTAA